One window of the Leptotrichia massiliensis genome contains the following:
- a CDS encoding bifunctional folylpolyglutamate synthase/dihydrofolate synthase: MRTINKRITNESLKQNNEKLRKIYELLGEPCKNKKIVHIAGTNGKGSTATFLEGIFFVAGYSVAKFTSPHILRFNERILVDKEMISDEDVVKYYEVVMDILEKNSLQINFFEITTFMALLYFEAKNPDFIFLETGLGGRYDATNVVNSTIAAITNVSFDHVSLLGNSLDKIADRKAGIIKDGQLCIYAQNLVELENAVKKETDNSVNVLKKYENLQVELDTQNYKTIVKIFENENLDESENIEDKKNKYNLGKTFILPLFGKFQANNFLIAYEIAKIYGIGDEIIQKGLDEISLAGRFEIFSQNPATILDVAHNDDSVRVLVENLNELFKNDEVIFILSILGTKDIANIFEKILEKNYKIFITSLKEVTYGLSANEIKKNLENANILTNNIIFEDNILDAYNQAKQMVLEKNSRYKAIVVCGSFYEIAKFKKLCGKRNEYF, encoded by the coding sequence ATGAGAACAATTAATAAAAGAATAACCAATGAATCTTTGAAACAAAATAATGAAAAGTTGAGAAAAATTTATGAGTTGCTGGGAGAACCGTGTAAAAATAAGAAAATTGTTCATATTGCAGGAACTAATGGGAAAGGCTCGACAGCTACATTTTTAGAGGGAATTTTTTTTGTAGCGGGATATTCTGTTGCAAAGTTTACTTCGCCACATATTTTACGGTTTAATGAGAGAATTTTAGTAGATAAAGAAATGATTTCTGATGAGGATGTTGTGAAGTATTATGAAGTTGTTATGGATATTTTGGAAAAAAATTCGTTGCAGATAAATTTTTTTGAGATAACGACTTTTATGGCTTTACTTTATTTTGAGGCAAAAAATCCTGACTTTATATTTCTGGAAACTGGTCTTGGCGGAAGATATGACGCTACAAATGTTGTAAATTCGACAATTGCAGCTATAACAAATGTGAGTTTTGATCACGTCAGTCTTTTGGGAAATTCACTTGACAAAATTGCAGATAGGAAAGCTGGCATTATAAAGGACGGACAGCTGTGTATTTATGCCCAGAATTTAGTCGAATTGGAGAATGCTGTAAAAAAGGAAACTGATAATTCAGTAAATGTCTTGAAAAAGTATGAGAATTTACAAGTTGAGCTGGATACTCAAAATTATAAGACAATTGTGAAGATTTTTGAAAATGAAAATTTAGACGAATCTGAAAATATTGAAGATAAAAAAAATAAATATAATTTGGGAAAAACATTTATATTGCCACTTTTTGGAAAATTTCAGGCAAATAATTTTTTGATTGCTTATGAAATTGCTAAAATTTATGGTATCGGCGATGAAATTATTCAGAAAGGGCTTGATGAAATTTCGCTGGCTGGACGGTTTGAGATTTTTTCACAAAATCCAGCTACAATACTGGATGTGGCTCATAATGATGATTCTGTACGAGTTCTTGTAGAAAATTTGAATGAACTTTTTAAAAATGATGAAGTAATTTTTATTCTTTCGATACTTGGAACAAAGGACATTGCAAATATTTTTGAGAAAATTTTGGAAAAAAATTACAAAATTTTTATAACGTCTCTAAAAGAGGTTACTTACGGACTTTCTGCCAATGAAATAAAGAAAAATCTGGAAAATGCAAATATTTTGACAAATAATATTATTTTTGAAGATAATATTTTGGATGCTTATAATCAAGCAAAACAAATGGTTTTGGAAAAGAATAGCCGGTATAAGGCGATAGTGGTTTGTGGCTCTTTTTATGAAATTGCGAAATTTAAGAAACTGTGTGGCAAAAGGAATGAGTACTTTTAA
- a CDS encoding tellurite resistance TerB C-terminal domain-containing protein, translated as MKNYISELIKEIFSEVNKILNYKNNEKEYLKNESYDLKKESFEKEIINSDIIKKEDAFFSKKNDIIDITNFKEEKIVYSEFKEDEMKIINNWESKLGNIDNYYFSELKVPFLREKILELYNKIFEISNIELKNKNRILIKEIEKFEKENYVFKGETFKDVFYGGIQIINSKYNGVRKNIRNYYYFQDFWNILQEEAREVVIDEINKYLEKLPRLNTEIIEYYNLTPNGLPYRYWDRDGKFRKEYNLSELEQRILEQTSFRQTKIWNNYEAKKQMILLYLDEWKIIEERVKTEEKLKKKSKKIINAILNLQDYGYFEYNEIKGVYAILKIVENKIRSFIPNYKILETEKELESIKKFFSKSMSNELLENIENFKLSKEKIESIITYEIKNYPKDWKLKLGYIELFNEKKINLIIRFNNDENLEKIIKELQKKEKNSDDKLFYLFLLNRNRELKKTEVKMLEKIISVDRFQDYKKLLEKDNEITQKTYEELKLLKFQKKKKIDLNLEKVKVTKEKFAETVNILEEYLKEENEEANISKICNEEQKDIVVENKEQEKTENFQDNKVKEVLKVIIETQKIDENDLKNYAKEKNMSLNAYIDFINKELYDIVNDQVIILENNTVKIDEFYIDDIKEWLKEND; from the coding sequence ATGAAAAATTATATTTCAGAGTTGATAAAAGAAATTTTTTCAGAAGTAAATAAAATTTTAAATTATAAAAATAATGAAAAAGAGTATTTAAAAAATGAAAGTTATGATTTAAAAAAAGAATCTTTTGAAAAAGAAATCATAAATAGTGACATTATTAAAAAAGAAGATGCTTTTTTTAGTAAAAAAAACGATATAATAGATATTACAAACTTTAAAGAAGAAAAAATTGTTTATTCTGAGTTTAAAGAAGATGAGATGAAGATTATTAACAACTGGGAATCTAAATTAGGTAATATAGATAATTATTATTTTAGTGAATTAAAAGTTCCATTTTTAAGAGAAAAAATTTTAGAACTTTATAATAAAATATTTGAAATTTCAAATATTGAGTTAAAAAATAAAAATAGGATACTTATTAAAGAAATTGAAAAATTTGAAAAGGAAAATTATGTTTTTAAAGGAGAAACTTTTAAGGATGTTTTTTATGGGGGAATACAGATAATAAACAGTAAGTATAACGGAGTTAGAAAAAATATAAGGAATTATTATTATTTTCAAGATTTTTGGAATATTTTACAAGAAGAGGCAAGGGAAGTTGTGATAGATGAAATAAATAAATATTTAGAAAAATTACCCAGATTAAATACTGAAATTATAGAATATTATAATTTAACACCAAACGGATTGCCTTATAGATATTGGGATAGAGATGGAAAATTTAGAAAAGAGTATAATTTATCAGAGTTGGAACAAAGAATATTAGAACAAACGAGTTTCAGACAAACTAAAATTTGGAATAATTATGAAGCTAAGAAGCAAATGATTCTTCTATATTTGGATGAATGGAAAATAATAGAAGAAAGAGTAAAAACTGAAGAAAAACTAAAAAAGAAAAGTAAAAAAATTATAAATGCTATTTTAAATTTACAAGATTATGGTTATTTTGAATACAATGAAATAAAAGGGGTATACGCAATTTTAAAAATAGTAGAAAACAAGATTAGAAGCTTTATACCAAATTACAAAATACTTGAAACAGAAAAAGAATTAGAAAGTATAAAAAAATTTTTTTCTAAATCAATGTCAAACGAATTATTAGAAAATATTGAAAATTTTAAGTTATCTAAAGAAAAAATTGAATCAATTATAACTTATGAGATAAAAAATTATCCTAAAGATTGGAAATTAAAATTAGGATATATAGAATTATTCAATGAGAAAAAAATAAATTTAATAATAAGATTTAATAATGATGAGAATTTGGAAAAAATAATAAAAGAATTACAGAAAAAAGAAAAAAATAGTGACGATAAGTTATTTTATTTATTTCTATTGAATAGAAATAGAGAATTGAAAAAAACTGAAGTAAAAATGTTAGAAAAAATAATATCTGTTGATAGATTTCAAGATTATAAAAAATTATTAGAAAAAGATAATGAAATAACTCAAAAAACATACGAGGAATTAAAATTATTAAAGTTTCAGAAAAAGAAAAAAATAGATTTAAATTTAGAAAAAGTAAAAGTGACAAAAGAGAAATTTGCTGAAACAGTTAATATTTTAGAAGAATATTTAAAAGAAGAAAATGAAGAAGCTAATATTAGTAAAATTTGTAATGAAGAACAAAAAGATATAGTTGTTGAGAATAAAGAACAAGAAAAAACAGAAAATTTTCAGGATAATAAAGTAAAAGAAGTATTGAAAGTAATAATAGAAACTCAAAAAATAGACGAAAATGATTTGAAAAATTATGCTAAAGAAAAAAATATGTCATTAAATGCTTACATAGATTTTATAAATAAAGAGTTATATGATATTGTAAATGATCAGGTAATAATTCTTGAAAATAATACTGTAAAAATAGATGAATTTTATATTGATGATATAAAGGAGTGGCTGAAAGAAAATGATTAA
- the leuS gene encoding leucine--tRNA ligase translates to MIKEYKPSEIEKKWQNKWFEEDVFKSENKVEGKENYYVLEMFAYPSGKLHVGHLRNYAIGDAIARYKKMKGFNVLHPFGWDSFGLPAENAAIDNGAHPGKWTKANIDNMRRQMKLMGLSYDWNRELSTYTPEYYKWNQKFFIEMYKKGLVYKKKSYVNWCPDCNTVLANEQVEDGKCWRHGKTDVIQKELSQWYFKITEYAEELLQGHEELRGHWPEQVLTMQKNWIGKSTGSEVDFILDYKFENDGNSHLKLNDNGEVVISVFTTRPDTLYGVTYATVAPEHPLVEEIILKENPSIREAVERMINEDKIARTAEDKEKEGVFSGLYVINPVNGEKVQLWVANYVLMDYGTGAVMAVPAHDERDFQFAKKYNLDLKIVVNPVDKNGNLEEVSVEKLENALTVPGILVNSEEFNGLNSNETKEKITEKLEKIGLGKKTVNYRLHDWLISRQRYWGTPIPVIYDEDGNIYLEEEANLPVKLPTDIEFSGKGNPLETSEEFKNVILPNGKKGRRETDTMDTFVDSSWYYLRYLDSHNDKEPFKKEDADNWTPVHQYIGGIEHAVMHLLYARFFHKSLRDLGYIDTNEPFKRLLTQGMVLGPSYYSQNERRYLFPREVEMKDGKPFSKETGEELATKVEKMSKSKNNGVDPEEIVKEYGADSSRVFTLFAAPPEKELEWNMNGLAGAYRFINRLYLLISSTADFADKNASKENNYGINLDARSEKDKEIQKKLHQTVKKVTDSIEDDFHFNTAIAAIMELLNDMTTYKQNVIDKNDISSESKKVWHEVLEKVILLIAPFAPHVADELWSDLGNTTLTFEEEWPTFDEKLTVENNFNLVLQVNGKVRDMLPAQIGISKDDAEKLAFSSEKVQKFVDGKEVVKVIVVPNKLVNIVVKG, encoded by the coding sequence ATGATAAAGGAATACAAACCGTCGGAAATTGAAAAAAAGTGGCAGAATAAATGGTTTGAAGAGGATGTTTTTAAATCGGAAAATAAGGTTGAGGGAAAAGAGAATTATTATGTGCTTGAGATGTTTGCGTATCCATCTGGAAAGCTTCATGTTGGGCATTTGAGAAATTATGCGATTGGAGATGCGATTGCAAGATACAAGAAGATGAAAGGGTTTAATGTGCTGCATCCGTTTGGATGGGACAGTTTTGGGCTGCCTGCGGAAAATGCCGCGATTGACAATGGGGCACATCCTGGGAAATGGACTAAAGCGAACATTGACAATATGAGAAGACAGATGAAGCTTATGGGACTTTCTTATGATTGGAACAGGGAACTTAGCACTTATACTCCAGAATATTATAAGTGGAATCAGAAGTTTTTTATTGAAATGTATAAAAAAGGGCTTGTTTACAAGAAAAAATCTTATGTAAACTGGTGTCCTGACTGTAATACGGTTTTGGCGAATGAACAAGTTGAAGACGGGAAATGCTGGCGTCACGGTAAAACTGATGTTATTCAAAAGGAATTGTCGCAATGGTACTTTAAAATTACAGAATATGCAGAAGAATTGCTGCAGGGGCATGAGGAACTTAGAGGACATTGGCCAGAGCAAGTATTGACAATGCAGAAAAACTGGATTGGAAAATCAACAGGATCTGAAGTTGACTTTATTTTAGATTATAAATTTGAAAATGATGGAAATTCGCATTTAAAATTGAATGATAATGGAGAAGTTGTGATTTCTGTGTTTACAACAAGACCTGATACGCTTTATGGGGTTACCTATGCAACTGTTGCACCAGAGCATCCGTTGGTTGAGGAAATTATTTTGAAAGAAAATCCTTCGATAAGAGAAGCTGTTGAAAGAATGATAAATGAGGATAAAATTGCACGTACAGCGGAAGATAAGGAAAAAGAAGGAGTATTTTCTGGACTTTATGTGATTAATCCTGTAAATGGTGAAAAAGTGCAGTTGTGGGTTGCAAACTATGTATTGATGGATTATGGGACAGGAGCTGTAATGGCAGTACCTGCACATGATGAAAGAGATTTTCAATTTGCTAAGAAATATAACTTGGATTTGAAAATTGTTGTAAATCCTGTTGATAAAAATGGAAATTTAGAAGAAGTTTCTGTTGAAAAATTGGAAAATGCTTTAACAGTTCCAGGAATACTGGTAAACTCAGAAGAATTTAATGGATTAAATAGTAATGAAACAAAAGAGAAAATTACTGAAAAATTGGAAAAAATTGGACTAGGTAAGAAAACAGTAAATTATAGGCTTCATGACTGGCTAATCAGTAGACAAAGATACTGGGGAACTCCAATTCCTGTGATTTATGATGAAGATGGAAATATTTATTTGGAAGAGGAAGCAAACTTGCCTGTGAAACTGCCTACAGATATTGAGTTTAGCGGAAAAGGAAATCCACTTGAAACTTCTGAGGAATTTAAAAATGTGATTTTACCAAATGGGAAAAAAGGGAGAAGAGAAACTGACACAATGGATACTTTCGTTGATTCTTCGTGGTATTACTTGAGGTATTTGGATTCTCACAATGATAAAGAGCCGTTTAAAAAGGAAGATGCAGATAACTGGACTCCAGTTCATCAATATATCGGTGGAATTGAGCATGCGGTAATGCACTTGCTTTATGCAAGATTTTTCCACAAATCACTAAGAGATTTAGGATACATTGACACAAATGAGCCATTTAAGCGTTTATTGACACAAGGAATGGTTTTAGGACCTTCTTACTATTCTCAAAATGAAAGAAGATATTTGTTCCCAAGAGAAGTGGAAATGAAGGATGGAAAGCCTTTTTCTAAGGAAACTGGAGAAGAATTGGCAACAAAAGTTGAAAAAATGAGTAAATCTAAAAATAATGGAGTAGATCCTGAAGAAATCGTGAAGGAATACGGAGCTGACTCTTCAAGAGTGTTCACATTGTTTGCTGCACCGCCTGAAAAAGAGCTGGAATGGAATATGAACGGTCTTGCAGGGGCTTACAGGTTTATAAACAGACTTTATCTGCTAATTTCATCAACAGCTGATTTTGCTGATAAAAATGCATCAAAGGAAAATAATTATGGAATTAATTTGGATGCGAGAAGTGAGAAAGACAAGGAAATTCAGAAAAAATTACATCAGACTGTAAAAAAAGTTACAGACAGCATTGAGGATGATTTTCACTTTAACACAGCAATAGCCGCAATAATGGAACTTCTAAATGATATGACAACTTACAAGCAAAATGTAATTGACAAAAACGACATTTCGTCAGAAAGTAAAAAAGTATGGCACGAAGTTCTTGAAAAAGTGATTTTACTAATTGCGCCTTTTGCACCGCACGTGGCGGATGAATTATGGAGTGATTTAGGAAATACAACTCTTACTTTTGAGGAAGAATGGCCAACATTTGATGAAAAATTAACTGTGGAAAACAACTTTAACTTGGTTTTACAAGTAAATGGAAAAGTTAGGGATATGCTGCCTGCACAAATTGGAATTTCAAAAGATGACGCTGAAAAATTGGCATTTTCTTCAGAAAAAGTTCAAAAATTTGTTGATGGAAAAGAAGTTGTTAAGGTAATTGTAGTGCCTAATAAGTTGGTTAATATTGTTGTAAAGGGATAA
- a CDS encoding DEAD/DEAH box helicase, with translation MDTYNMLKKEIRRYIYDQNWQKFTKIQEHSIKLYSESEDNLILIAPTASGKTEAAFLPAINSIENWEEGIKIVYISPLIALINDQFNRISELCKYMEITVTRWHGEASQSKKRDILKNPKGILLITPESLEALFVTKSDRVRKLFYSVENIIVDEIHSFIGSNRGIQLKSLLERMNSYIENNNPRIIGMSATVSEENYSDLKEIFQNERTTKIIRDKGKNELKIDYNFYSDETEVLNKIYEYSKSETMLVFPNTRQKVEMIAANLKKKAQKEKINISYFSHHASVSKNIRAMVENFAKESNKNLFTICCTSTLELGIDIGAVDSIVQYNAPHSVSSLAQRLGRSGRRTGMNNLHFISDEKWDLLQGLSAISIYKKGKVDKIDVVKKPYDVMAHQILSLIVEKSEINLSEFKEFIQKYQTWKDIEYEEFSNICNYLLKEKYIEILDNNVIAGINLEKLLKKAEFYTQFKVEDMYSVYNNQNKVGELPLGIRVNIDDIYIWPQEFGK, from the coding sequence ATGGACACTTATAATATGTTAAAAAAAGAAATCAGAAGATATATCTATGATCAAAATTGGCAGAAATTTACTAAAATACAAGAACATTCTATAAAACTTTATAGCGAAAGTGAGGATAATTTAATTTTAATTGCACCAACTGCCTCAGGAAAAACAGAAGCAGCTTTTTTACCTGCAATTAATAGTATTGAAAATTGGGAAGAAGGTATTAAGATAGTTTATATCTCACCATTAATTGCATTAATTAATGATCAATTTAATCGGATTTCAGAATTATGTAAATATATGGAAATAACTGTTACTAGATGGCATGGAGAAGCTTCTCAAAGTAAAAAGAGAGATATTTTAAAGAATCCCAAGGGGATATTGTTAATAACTCCTGAAAGTCTGGAAGCATTATTTGTAACAAAATCAGATAGAGTGAGGAAATTATTTTACAGTGTTGAAAATATAATTGTAGATGAGATTCATAGTTTTATTGGTTCTAATCGAGGAATTCAGCTTAAATCTTTACTGGAGAGAATGAACTCATATATAGAAAATAATAATCCTAGAATTATTGGAATGTCTGCAACAGTATCAGAAGAGAATTATTCAGACTTAAAAGAAATTTTTCAAAATGAAAGAACAACAAAAATAATTAGAGATAAAGGAAAAAATGAACTAAAAATAGATTATAATTTTTATTCTGATGAAACAGAAGTATTAAATAAGATTTATGAATATTCTAAAAGTGAAACAATGTTAGTTTTTCCGAACACAAGACAAAAAGTTGAAATGATAGCGGCAAATCTCAAGAAAAAAGCTCAAAAAGAAAAAATTAATATAAGTTATTTTTCTCATCATGCTTCAGTAAGCAAAAACATCAGGGCAATGGTAGAAAATTTTGCTAAAGAATCTAATAAAAATTTATTTACAATATGTTGTACATCAACACTTGAATTAGGGATAGATATAGGAGCAGTTGATAGCATAGTTCAATACAATGCTCCTCATTCTGTATCATCCTTAGCTCAAAGATTAGGTAGAAGTGGCAGAAGAACAGGAATGAATAATTTACATTTTATTTCAGATGAAAAATGGGATTTATTACAAGGATTATCAGCAATTTCAATTTATAAAAAAGGAAAAGTTGACAAAATAGATGTTGTGAAGAAACCTTATGATGTGATGGCTCATCAGATATTATCTTTAATAGTTGAAAAGAGTGAAATAAATTTATCAGAGTTTAAAGAATTTATTCAAAAATATCAAACTTGGAAAGACATTGAATATGAAGAGTTTTCAAATATATGTAATTATCTTTTGAAAGAGAAATATATTGAAATATTGGACAATAATGTTATCGCAGGAATTAATCTTGAGAAATTGTTAAAAAAAGCAGAGTTTTACACTCAATTTAAAGTAGAGGATATGTATTCAGTATACAATAATCAAAATAAAGTAGGAGAACTTCCACTAGGTATAAGAGTAAATATAGATGATATATATATTTGGCCGCAGGAATTTGGAAAATAA
- a CDS encoding BREX system ATP-binding domain-containing protein, which yields MIKINLKEADSVIKAIEGGITPRRGIQHLLVGRNNEVQEIVKILDKITEGDSEIKFWVGDFGSGKSFMLRTIESIALQKNFAVSTVDLNPTRRFYSTDGKSKALYSEIIDNIVVQTAQNGKAINTIIEIWIEKIKNQIINNKNLKAEELDKNPQFIEKEILNLTSSFTTSSISYEFGQAIIQYYRGILEEDYDIKEKALRWLRGNIETKTEAKKELGIGKIINDDNWYEALKTFGELILDMGYSGFVVNFDELVNLYKIPQSQTREKNYEKILNIFNECKSNKARGMFINFGATKKTVYDKSRGMSSYEALKGRLGTENDDLSNLINTKKSVLLLKPLNNEEIFILLERLKDIYNVNYKTSIELDANEIRLYMEGKLNLSGADEFLTPRAVIKDYIEILDLIRQNPNENIIAIIEAKLGKMNKVEKDENNFDDEIEVF from the coding sequence ATGATTAAGATAAATCTCAAAGAAGCAGATAGTGTGATTAAAGCAATAGAGGGAGGGATAACTCCTAGAAGAGGAATACAGCATTTGTTAGTTGGAAGAAATAACGAAGTTCAGGAAATAGTAAAAATATTAGATAAAATAACTGAAGGAGATAGTGAAATAAAATTTTGGGTAGGAGATTTTGGTTCAGGAAAGAGTTTTATGTTGAGGACAATAGAATCTATTGCCTTACAAAAGAATTTTGCTGTTTCTACAGTTGACTTGAATCCTACAAGAAGATTTTATTCAACAGATGGAAAATCAAAAGCTCTTTATAGTGAAATAATAGATAATATAGTAGTTCAAACTGCTCAAAATGGAAAAGCTATAAATACAATAATAGAAATCTGGATAGAAAAAATCAAGAATCAAATCATAAATAATAAAAATTTAAAAGCAGAAGAACTGGATAAAAATCCACAATTTATTGAAAAAGAAATATTAAATTTAACTTCTTCGTTTACGACATCGTCAATATCCTATGAATTTGGTCAAGCAATTATTCAATATTATAGAGGAATATTAGAAGAAGATTATGATATAAAAGAGAAAGCTTTAAGATGGTTACGAGGAAATATTGAAACTAAAACTGAAGCAAAAAAGGAATTAGGAATTGGAAAAATAATCAATGATGATAACTGGTATGAGGCCTTGAAAACATTTGGAGAATTAATTTTAGATATGGGATACTCGGGTTTTGTAGTTAATTTTGATGAATTAGTTAATTTATATAAAATACCTCAATCACAAACAAGAGAAAAAAATTATGAGAAGATATTAAATATTTTTAATGAATGTAAATCTAATAAGGCAAGAGGAATGTTTATAAATTTTGGTGCAACTAAAAAAACGGTATATGACAAAAGCAGAGGAATGTCAAGTTATGAGGCATTAAAAGGGAGATTAGGGACAGAAAATGATGATTTATCAAATTTAATTAATACGAAGAAATCTGTATTATTATTAAAACCTTTAAACAATGAAGAGATATTTATACTTTTAGAAAGACTGAAAGATATTTATAATGTAAATTATAAAACTTCTATAGAACTAGATGCAAATGAAATAAGATTATACATGGAAGGAAAATTAAATCTTTCAGGAGCAGATGAATTTTTGACACCGAGAGCAGTAATAAAGGATTATATTGAAATTTTAGATTTAATAAGACAGAACCCAAATGAAAATATAATAGCAATAATAGAAGCAAAATTAGGAAAAATGAATAAAGTGGAAAAGGATGAAAATAATTTTGATGATGAAATAGAGGTATTTTAA
- a CDS encoding SDR family oxidoreductase, translated as MVKIAVTGVTGNLGVIVSRLCKENGIKVRNLARNKEKAEKMGFSDVFKSSYDKSDDTVKSLEGIDVLFMVSGSENPDRVQQHKDFIDSAKTAGVSHIVYLSFYNASKNSIFTLGRDHYATEEYIKENGFKYTFLKDNFYADFFVDMCREYGEIKGPAGNGKVSAVVRSDVSEVVAKILENPEKWQNQTLNMTGPEELTMEEITKLASKYLGKEIKYIPETVDEAYESRKIWKAEQWEYDSWVSTYTAIAEGEQAGVSNDIEKVLGRKATSLTTYLETL; from the coding sequence ATGGTTAAAATAGCAGTAACTGGAGTGACAGGAAATTTGGGTGTAATAGTTTCAAGATTATGCAAAGAAAATGGAATAAAAGTGAGAAATTTGGCTAGAAATAAGGAAAAAGCTGAAAAAATGGGGTTTTCTGATGTTTTTAAATCAAGTTACGACAAGTCAGATGATACTGTAAAATCGCTTGAAGGAATTGATGTACTTTTTATGGTGTCGGGTTCTGAAAATCCTGACCGGGTTCAACAGCATAAGGATTTTATTGATTCTGCTAAAACAGCTGGAGTGTCGCATATTGTTTATCTTTCGTTTTACAATGCTTCAAAAAATTCGATATTTACATTGGGAAGAGATCATTATGCAACTGAGGAATACATTAAAGAAAATGGCTTTAAATATACATTTTTGAAAGATAATTTTTATGCGGATTTCTTTGTGGATATGTGCAGAGAGTACGGTGAAATAAAAGGGCCTGCTGGAAATGGTAAAGTTTCGGCTGTGGTGCGTTCGGATGTGTCAGAAGTGGTTGCTAAAATTTTGGAAAATCCAGAAAAATGGCAAAATCAGACATTGAATATGACAGGACCTGAAGAATTGACAATGGAGGAAATTACAAAACTTGCAAGTAAATATTTGGGTAAAGAAATTAAATATATTCCTGAAACAGTAGATGAGGCTTATGAATCACGTAAAATCTGGAAAGCTGAACAATGGGAATATGATTCGTGGGTTTCGACTTATACGGCAATCGCTGAAGGTGAGCAAGCTGGTGTTTCAAATGACATTGAAAAAGTGCTGGGACGTAAAGCAACTTCATTGACTACGTATTTGGAAACACTATAA